From Vigna unguiculata cultivar IT97K-499-35 chromosome 5, ASM411807v1, whole genome shotgun sequence, the proteins below share one genomic window:
- the LOC114183841 gene encoding uncharacterized protein LOC114183841 — protein sequence MEGLIPFVYKAIMQYKGTGKEGPLGSWICESPSYSYMRLPGDSGRFSIQAPASFSAPSPSSNNPTSSATQIIVSSGVQSPHQCLTHRRIAA from the coding sequence ATGGAGGGTCTGATTCCTTTCGTTTACAAGGCCATAATGCAATACAAGGGTACTGGGAAAGAGGGTCCTTTAGGATCATGGATTTGTGAGTCCCCTTCTTACTCATACATGAGACTTCCTGGTGATTCAGGAAGGTTTTCAATTCAAGCACCAGCTTCATTCTCTGCACCTTCACCCTCTTCCAACAACCCTACTTCTTCTGCCACCCAAATCATTGTTTCCTCTGGGGTTCAGTCCCCACATCAGTGTTTGACACATCGTAGAATTGCAGCATGA